Proteins encoded within one genomic window of Acidicapsa ligni:
- the mscL gene encoding large conductance mechanosensitive channel protein MscL, with protein sequence MLKGFRDFILRGNVVDLAVAVILGAAFNAIVGSLVANILNPLLAALVGKPDFSYLILEVHGGKVQYGLFLNAVINFLLVASAVYFGVVLPINKFTARLQALKGPAPVAAPTTKACPECLSEIPLAARRCSHCGQPVA encoded by the coding sequence ATGCTGAAAGGTTTCAGGGACTTTATTCTTCGCGGGAACGTTGTTGATCTCGCAGTGGCTGTCATCCTTGGCGCCGCGTTTAACGCCATCGTCGGTTCGCTGGTTGCGAATATTCTCAACCCCCTGCTAGCAGCCCTCGTCGGTAAACCGGACTTCAGCTATCTGATCCTCGAGGTGCATGGCGGCAAAGTTCAATACGGACTCTTTCTCAATGCAGTCATTAACTTCCTGCTGGTCGCCAGCGCGGTTTATTTCGGCGTAGTTCTGCCGATCAACAAGTTCACCGCACGACTCCAGGCGCTTAAGGGACCTGCACCCGTCGCTGCTCCCACCACCAAGGCCTGCCCGGAATGCCTCAGCGAGATACCGCTGGCCGCCAGGCGCTGCTCCCACTGCGGCCAGCCTGTCGCCTGA
- the mtnA gene encoding S-methyl-5-thioribose-1-phosphate isomerase translates to MILTLEWTPEGVRFIDQTKLPLEESYVLATSYQQVADVIVTMVVRGAPAIGVSAAMGIALGAKQTKASTTEEFAPEFEQICNLLAGTRPTAVNLFWAIDRMKVLFSKLQAREATLAEVQEALLADALAMYDEDIAACKQMGAYGADLMPDEGTVLTHCNAGALATCGYGTALGVIRGAVERGKRIHVFADETRPFLQGARLTAWELMADGIETTVLCDNMAASLMRQGQIQAVVVGADRIAANGDVANKIGTYGVAVLAKEHGIPFYVAAPWSTIDRATLTGDAIPIEERAAIEVTHHGGKQLTPNGVGIRNPAFDVTPAKYVTAIITERGILKAPYSESLQAMELIAQ, encoded by the coding sequence ATGATACTTACTCTTGAATGGACCCCCGAAGGCGTCCGGTTTATTGACCAGACCAAGCTTCCACTGGAAGAAAGCTACGTTCTTGCTACCAGCTACCAGCAGGTCGCGGACGTAATTGTGACTATGGTAGTTCGCGGAGCACCCGCGATCGGCGTCTCCGCTGCCATGGGTATCGCCCTTGGCGCGAAACAGACCAAGGCCTCCACAACTGAGGAGTTCGCGCCTGAATTTGAGCAGATCTGCAATCTTCTCGCGGGAACGCGCCCTACTGCAGTCAATCTGTTCTGGGCGATCGACCGCATGAAGGTGCTATTCAGCAAACTGCAGGCCCGCGAAGCCACACTTGCTGAGGTTCAGGAAGCGCTGCTCGCCGATGCGCTCGCTATGTACGACGAAGACATCGCCGCCTGCAAACAGATGGGTGCCTACGGCGCCGATCTCATGCCCGACGAAGGCACCGTGCTCACGCACTGCAATGCCGGAGCCCTGGCCACCTGTGGTTACGGTACAGCTCTTGGCGTGATTCGCGGCGCAGTCGAGCGCGGCAAGCGCATTCATGTTTTTGCCGACGAGACGCGCCCTTTTCTGCAAGGCGCACGTCTTACCGCCTGGGAACTGATGGCTGACGGAATCGAAACAACTGTTCTTTGCGACAATATGGCCGCAAGCCTTATGCGCCAGGGGCAAATCCAGGCTGTTGTTGTAGGAGCAGATCGCATCGCAGCCAATGGAGATGTCGCCAACAAGATTGGCACCTACGGCGTTGCGGTGCTCGCCAAGGAGCACGGCATTCCGTTCTACGTCGCCGCTCCGTGGTCCACGATCGACCGTGCGACGCTGACGGGCGACGCAATTCCAATCGAAGAGCGCGCTGCCATTGAAGTAACCCACCACGGCGGCAAACAGCTTACACCGAACGGTGTCGGTATCCGCAACCCCGCCTTTGATGTAACTCCGGCCAAGTATGTTACGGCGATCATCACGGAACGCGGCATTCTTAAAGCACCTTACTCCGAGTCGCTTCAGGCAATGGAACTGATAGCACAGTAA
- a CDS encoding MBG domain-containing protein, which yields MKSLECEALLTMLSRWLFLGKTIGKTRLLVLRGVAIPAAFLLLWPAQGEAQVTFAGTQISVAHQGLASPTALATDGKGNLFIADTGNNRVVYLAASSSGLGAPVTILSGLESPTGVAVDWSGNVYVSDTGNNRILMLPVTSTGFGPAVVIARSLNTPSGIAVDAADNVYVADAGNNRIVILPRLGNSYGAPAVLIAGLSNPRGVAVDAGLNLYIADTGNNRALKETWSATRYTTQQILGKQLLAPAAIAVDPGGNVYVTDTGNNRVVEEIWAAGQTRFNGQVSVASVFASPSGVIVDGSGKVYVEETASNQTWQVLTTSVNFPSTPVGVSAAVQTYNFNIAAGTVIGSVSIYTNGMIGHDFTDAGSSSCLAQSYAALTACGINVAFTPSDSGARMGALVIYDPEGNILAAAYFAGMGLQPKIAFLPATRTFLGSGLSGPSGVAIDGNGNVFIADTGNNRVVELPWSSTGFGAQITLPIDRLNSPMGLMVDAANNLYVVSNGNDKVVRLPWMGSGYGTAIKLGTGMYGPSNVAADSHGNVYITDTLDSRLDYEAWTGSGFAKGTLVNGSFKFPTGIAVDIQGDVYITNPYLKALVKLPKSGTSYLLQVPITLSRVVLPTAIAVDGNLNLYVLDTNGNQLVMLPWNGNAYGPQVTVATGLNGPTGLALDRDGNVYVADTGNNQVIKFDLSTPAQMNFANTYLGSVSADSAQGMRIGNRGNESFAISSISYAKDFPEAASASNLCADESNISVGGFCNLSIDFAPQAAGTPLQEAATFAINTGAENDVVESIPMQGTALGKTNQTITFPAISNVIYGSGPVLLSATSSSGLAVSYKVISGSAVLAKSGTTLTVSGVGTVVIEALQVGNSSTTAASPVTQSFLVTAAVLTIKATNISAVYGTIPTSFSYTTSGFVNGDNAMTAFKGTPAMTSTANANSTVGSYAITPAQGNLVSANYSFRFVSGTLAIGKAPLTITPDAVTASYGASMPKLTYQVAGLVSGDTAAKAFRGAPVLTSSASSKSKPGSYRITAQAGTMVSSNYSFQWGTAQAVIAKAVLTISPRAASMTYGGKVPLFQYDLTGFMNGDTASTVSGKPAFAIMAPARANVGSYAVTAELGTLASAIYSFKMKAGVVTVNKATLTVVPQSVSMTYGSSLPVFTYQFSGLLNGDTAGVVTGKPVLQTSVIGKSTVGSYKLIASVGTLKAANYSFQCTTGVVTVMPARLSLPVNIVSMKQKIEMPKVVSAPGDL from the coding sequence TTGAAATCACTTGAATGCGAGGCTCTACTGACCATGCTTAGTCGCTGGCTTTTCCTTGGTAAGACCATCGGTAAGACTAGGCTGTTGGTATTGCGTGGAGTGGCAATTCCTGCCGCTTTTTTGTTGCTCTGGCCTGCACAGGGAGAAGCGCAGGTTACATTTGCCGGGACGCAAATCAGCGTCGCGCACCAGGGATTGGCCTCGCCAACCGCGCTGGCCACCGATGGCAAAGGCAACCTGTTCATTGCGGATACAGGCAACAACCGCGTGGTGTACCTCGCGGCTTCCAGTAGCGGACTCGGAGCGCCGGTAACGATCCTCAGCGGACTCGAAAGCCCGACCGGTGTAGCCGTTGACTGGAGCGGCAACGTGTATGTATCGGACACGGGTAATAATCGCATTCTCATGTTGCCCGTAACATCCACAGGCTTTGGCCCCGCCGTAGTTATCGCCAGGAGTCTGAATACTCCGAGCGGCATTGCTGTAGACGCTGCCGACAACGTATATGTGGCCGATGCCGGGAACAATCGCATCGTGATTCTGCCGCGCCTGGGTAATAGTTATGGCGCACCTGCCGTACTCATCGCCGGTTTAAGTAATCCACGCGGCGTTGCCGTCGATGCCGGGCTGAATCTGTATATCGCGGATACAGGAAACAACCGCGCGTTGAAGGAGACATGGTCCGCAACCAGGTACACGACGCAGCAGATTTTAGGCAAACAATTACTCGCCCCTGCTGCAATCGCTGTAGATCCCGGGGGCAACGTCTACGTCACGGATACCGGTAACAATCGCGTTGTGGAAGAGATATGGGCAGCAGGCCAGACTCGCTTTAACGGGCAGGTGTCCGTGGCCAGCGTATTTGCTTCTCCATCCGGCGTAATTGTGGACGGAAGCGGCAAAGTCTATGTTGAGGAAACGGCCAGCAATCAGACGTGGCAGGTGCTGACGACGAGTGTGAATTTTCCATCGACGCCGGTGGGGGTTTCAGCCGCTGTTCAGACTTATAACTTCAATATCGCAGCAGGAACAGTTATAGGCTCAGTAAGTATCTATACGAACGGCATGATCGGGCATGATTTTACCGATGCAGGATCAAGTTCATGCTTAGCACAGAGTTATGCCGCACTTACTGCATGTGGAATCAATGTTGCCTTTACACCGAGCGACTCGGGCGCGCGCATGGGTGCCCTGGTGATCTACGACCCCGAAGGAAATATACTGGCTGCCGCTTACTTTGCCGGCATGGGATTGCAGCCGAAGATCGCATTTCTCCCTGCTACGCGGACGTTTCTGGGCTCGGGTTTGAGCGGTCCATCCGGTGTGGCTATTGATGGCAATGGCAATGTTTTTATTGCAGACACCGGCAACAATCGCGTAGTTGAACTGCCCTGGAGCAGCACTGGCTTTGGAGCACAGATAACTCTCCCTATCGACAGGCTGAACAGTCCGATGGGCCTCATGGTCGATGCTGCGAATAACCTGTATGTTGTTTCAAATGGAAATGACAAGGTAGTTCGATTGCCCTGGATGGGGAGTGGCTATGGAACTGCCATCAAACTTGGAACCGGCATGTACGGACCATCGAATGTCGCTGCCGATTCTCATGGCAATGTGTACATCACGGATACGCTCGACAGCCGTCTCGACTACGAAGCATGGACTGGCAGCGGTTTTGCCAAGGGTACTTTGGTGAATGGATCATTCAAATTTCCAACCGGTATTGCCGTGGATATTCAAGGCGATGTATACATCACAAATCCTTATCTGAAAGCGCTGGTAAAGCTGCCGAAAAGTGGGACGAGTTATCTTCTGCAGGTGCCTATAACTCTCAGTAGAGTGGTTCTTCCCACGGCGATCGCCGTTGATGGCAACTTGAATCTTTACGTGCTGGATACAAACGGCAATCAGCTCGTAATGCTGCCCTGGAATGGAAATGCCTATGGTCCGCAAGTGACCGTGGCCACAGGCCTGAATGGACCGACCGGCCTCGCTCTGGATAGAGACGGAAATGTATATGTAGCGGATACAGGAAATAACCAAGTTATAAAATTTGACTTATCCACGCCTGCGCAAATGAATTTTGCAAACACCTATCTCGGCTCAGTAAGCGCAGATAGCGCGCAGGGGATGCGGATTGGTAACAGGGGTAACGAATCGTTTGCGATCAGTTCGATCAGCTACGCCAAAGATTTTCCAGAGGCCGCTTCCGCCAGCAATCTGTGTGCCGATGAAAGTAATATTTCCGTAGGGGGATTTTGCAATTTATCAATTGATTTTGCCCCACAGGCAGCGGGAACTCCACTTCAGGAAGCCGCCACATTCGCGATCAACACAGGCGCGGAAAATGACGTTGTAGAGTCGATTCCGATGCAAGGAACCGCTCTTGGAAAAACCAATCAGACGATCACTTTTCCAGCAATCAGCAATGTAATCTATGGCTCCGGGCCGGTCTTATTATCTGCCACGTCTTCGTCCGGATTGGCTGTAAGTTACAAGGTCATAAGTGGCTCCGCGGTTCTTGCGAAAAGCGGCACGACGTTAACGGTAAGCGGTGTTGGCACGGTTGTCATCGAGGCGCTTCAGGTGGGCAACTCATCCACCACTGCTGCTTCTCCCGTGACGCAGAGCTTCCTGGTCACTGCCGCCGTACTTACGATTAAAGCCACCAATATAAGCGCTGTGTACGGAACGATTCCTACTTCTTTTAGTTATACAACCTCAGGATTTGTCAACGGCGATAACGCGATGACAGCTTTCAAGGGAACACCTGCGATGACATCGACAGCAAACGCAAATTCAACGGTCGGGAGCTACGCGATAACACCCGCGCAGGGGAACCTTGTTTCGGCGAACTATAGTTTCAGGTTCGTATCGGGTACGCTCGCGATAGGCAAGGCTCCACTTACAATTACACCCGATGCTGTAACTGCTTCGTATGGAGCAAGTATGCCGAAGCTCACCTATCAGGTCGCAGGCCTTGTAAGTGGAGATACGGCAGCCAAAGCATTCCGTGGTGCTCCAGTCCTGACCTCATCGGCGAGTTCGAAATCAAAGCCCGGAAGTTACCGTATCACCGCACAGGCCGGAACGATGGTTTCGTCAAACTACAGCTTTCAATGGGGAACGGCACAAGCCGTGATTGCCAAGGCGGTGTTGACGATTTCGCCTCGTGCTGCCTCGATGACTTATGGCGGCAAGGTTCCGTTATTTCAATACGATCTCACCGGCTTTATGAATGGAGATACAGCGAGCACAGTGTCTGGTAAACCGGCTTTTGCGATCATGGCACCCGCCAGGGCGAACGTTGGCAGCTATGCGGTGACGGCAGAATTGGGAACGCTGGCCAGTGCGATCTACTCCTTCAAAATGAAGGCGGGAGTCGTTACAGTGAACAAGGCCACTCTAACGGTTGTTCCTCAGTCTGTATCGATGACTTATGGTAGTTCGCTGCCGGTATTTACGTATCAGTTCAGCGGGCTGCTTAACGGCGATACAGCAGGTGTTGTGACGGGAAAACCTGTATTGCAGACATCCGTCATCGGCAAATCTACAGTTGGATCCTACAAGCTCATCGCGAGCGTGGGCACACTCAAGGCGGCGAATTACAGCTTTCAATGCACAACAGGAGTGGTCACGGTTATGCCAGCCAGGCTGTCGCTGCCTGTAAATATCGTATCCATGAAGCAGAAGATTGAGATGCCGAAAGTAGTCTCTGCGCCGGGAGATTTGTAG
- a CDS encoding permease gives MSSFPDVQPCLWLILPFLVVCGATWDTARCLQKRWNFYHGAVLLLLYVDLMILLMIVFFLLAPYSNVLL, from the coding sequence ATGTCCAGTTTCCCGGATGTGCAGCCCTGCCTCTGGCTGATTCTTCCCTTCCTGGTAGTCTGCGGCGCTACATGGGACACGGCCCGGTGCCTGCAAAAACGCTGGAACTTTTATCACGGCGCGGTTCTGTTGCTGCTGTACGTCGATCTGATGATCCTGCTGATGATCGTGTTTTTCCTGCTGGCTCCCTACTCCAACGTTCTGCTGTAG